The nucleotide window tttgttgttttttagtttaataAATACATCTTTCCTGaagtcaaaaaataataattgcaaCATTGAACTAAAACtaactattattatttcttCCAAATCCCGAGTAGCCCTCAGTCCACTATGCTCTATGAAACAAAACATGTCAAGGCACTTATTAATCAATAAAGTCATATAGCGAGACGATCGCCATGGCAACGAGCCTCGGCAAAGATCTGCGTTGATGAACGACAGCGTTTTATGGATATGACGACCCAAAGTTGTCAGGTTTGATGCTGTcccagtgtggggggggggggattcagcGTTGAAGGTGAGACAGCACATGGTGCAGGTGGGGGCATGGGACACAACAGTGAGCTGGGATGTGGGGGGTCGGGGGTGTCATGAGCCTACTTGTACCTGGAGGAGTAATATTCTTCCTCTAGCTCATACAGGTCGATGGCGATCTCGTCCCGGAGCGACGTCAGCTTCTTGTCGCACTCGTCCTGCAGCGAGCGCAGCTGCTGGTTCTGGAGGCTGATGGCGTCGTTCACCGACGGAAAGTCGTTCAGGATCAGGAACTGCTTCAGATCCGACACCAGCTTCATCAGGGACTCGCCGGCTCGAACCTGACGCAGCAACACAGACGGGGGAGGGGGAGTGTGTTCAGCAGCGATTGATTGGGGGGGTTTTCTACTATAATGTGggaaaaaatgtggatcagtgtttcccaaagcccaagaggaCTAGGGACGGAACTGAAAACCCGGTGCTAATACGCCACCGGGGCCTAAACGTCCGGTATCTACCGGACCAAATCCCAACGCAGATTTTGGTGCCAATTAAATGGATTTTGTGCCACTCTCTGATGCTCTGAAACAGacgttagaggcaacagaagcatcactGCACAAGACGCTAGTTAGGACTTCACCtgacagcaggtaacgttagcctaccgttagcctACTAGCTAGCAGCTGGATTAAACACAGTTTAAAGACTAataatagtatatataataGTATTTAATATAGTAtaaagaaacctgtaggggggctctatagagaaacctgttggGGGAGCTCTAtaaagaaacctgtagggggagctgtATAGAGAACCTGTTGGGGAGCTgttagagaaacctgtagggggggctctatagagaaacctgtagggtgactctatagagaaacctataggggagctctataagaacctgtaggggagctGTATAGAGAAACCGTAGGAGGGAGAGGGGGCTCATAGAGAAATCTAGGCGGAGcactatagagaaacctgtagggggagctgtATAGAGAACCCTgtagggaggaggaggggagctctatagagaaacctgggggtgtggggaggaggggggggctctatagagaaacctgtgggggggggatttatTGAGAgcctaggggggggggggctctatagagaaacctggggtgggggcgggggggcgagggggggatctatagagaaacctgtagggggggctcctATCGGGAACATGGCCCAACCGCAGAGCGCCCCTTTAACCTCTTAAACTTTAACTGTAGGGAAGTATTGCTGTGAGTGATTTCACTTCAGTAAGTACCAAGCAGCAGATTCTGTGTAAGCCTACGCTgatttattcataaaaaaacacaaaaacagtggATCTTTACTCAAGAATTAAACAGAAGCAGGTTGTTTggacagacctgcccccacGGCTACAAAGGGAAGGAAACCTCCTatcatctttctctctccttacTAAATAAAGGActataaaaacaatgtaaaacatgtctgtgaaaagagaaagacaacAGAGTGTTTTGCATATTCGAGACTTTGTGCGCTGCTTACGATGTTGGCGGCTCTGACGTGCATCTCATAATGGTCCTGCTCTGCCTGCGTTGCCCTGGAAACCTGGGTCTCGTCTTCTATCTGGAGGAAGAAAACAGCGTTATGACGATATTAATATACTCATGTTTAACCCTCGTCTTGTCTTCCCGCCGATCtgcaaatttttgtttttctgagtcaaaatttcaaatggAAAAACCTTTCATCAACGTTTTGCTCatctttttaaacccttttgtgtctttcccctggtgtttttgtcaccttttcaacGTTTGTTaatttttctgagcctttttttaattttatgggGTTTTccccaaatcttttttttttttttttttacatttgtcacttttttcacatttgtatctgtttgcatttgttcacatttgtctctttttgacatttttcttcttctttttttatatttttccacaCAAGTTCTTTTATCAATAATTCTTTATGCTatgaaattaacaaaaacactaaaatttaatgaaagtagtgaactgatttaTTGAACTTGTGAGAAGCGTTGTTGGTAAACCATCCATGTTACTTTTattggacaatttgtttgaaagaatcccaaatttctgataaagaaaactttttggaaaggggtcaaatctgacccgaaGTCAGGAGGGTTAAAAGGGAAACAACGTTCAGAGAGGGGAAAAGGATGGAATCTGTCCTGCTTTTCATCAGAGGTAATACGATCGATCGATCGACAGCTagatcgatcgatcgatcgatgGCTACGTTATTCACCCCAAAGGAAACGTTAGGATTTTATACGTTATGTACCTTTGCCGTTTTGATAATCTCGGTGAAGTTGTCCAGGATGGACCGGATGTCATCTTTCAGTCTCTTGTTGTAGTTCTGTAGCAGCGACTCTTTGCTTTGAGGGAGCCCTCTCTGGGCAGCCATCGTTCAGCACAGCGCGCGCGCCTTAACGTTACGTTACGTTACATTAAGGACACGCACATGAATCCATTCGGCCAACGAGGTTTGTAAAACAGCAGAAGTATAACGCAGTACAAGTTCTGTAATGATTAAGACTTCATTTTTACCGACTATTTTGAAAAGAATCTCGTTTTGTAAAACTAGCCCAACGTTTgcgcttcttcttcttcttcttcttcctcctagGGCTATATCGGATAACTTCCGGTGTGTCTGCGTGTCACCGCCCCCTAGCGACAAATCTGATGATTTCACACTGTGCCACATCCGTTTAGGGAATGCGATCAGTCTCTACCATAGACTgtcatattaacggtctatggtctctgctagaacacaattaaaaatggacgTTTTTGTCacaaggttataattcatgttaaaaatccactatggaaataacataagtgtcatatccggaataattttctgaattgattCAGGAATACacgtttatcacaggaaataaggtaaGGTCGTTGATGTTCAGGTGGAAAAAatgaccatttttcttcttgtaaaaatttgaaatggatcaatttgacctgaataccaaaCAAGGGTTAAACGTCATATAAAAGAGGTTTTAgatttaaatacatatatatttatagcatGACTCAATGCATAAACCACTGAGAATTAACCCTTTCAGCGCGGTGTTATGTGACAGGAGACCtatatttaaagtaaaagcaCAACAGAATTATCAGCAAATTAAAGTAAGAACAGTTCAAGTTTTCAATATGCACCAAAACAGTCCCTAGCATTGCatgttatattataatattggaattttttttttgtgatcacacttttttcttttatattcaaaaattaacaaaacaaacaacacagacaTGGGAAcctgggagggaggggggggggagacaaaacaacacattcagaaacacacacacacacacacacacaccccaaggGACCAATCCAGGGTCCGGGGTGTACCTCAAAAGAGCCAGCGTTTCTGCGTCCAGGTCCTAGGTCCTCTCCTGCGCTCCATGGATGCGCGCCGTTGACAGTTCCATGTACACAACATCCAAGAAGGAAAGGGTCCGTGCATGGACGGACGTGTCGTGAGGGGCTTCCAACGGGctgcaatcattctcttagcagctgtaagtccagcaaacagcACGTTGCTGAGGCCCAGAGAGCTGACAGGCCGAATCAGAATCAAGACCaaacagtaacaggcacagtaacattaaacaaggcGGAGATTTTGGATGAAATACTGTTCCAGAAGTGACCAATGGGAGCGCACCACCAAGTATGGGATTTATTGTTAATATCATTAGGATATACTGTAAGCATGCCGATGTTGGTCGAGGTGAAGCTTTGTATGTGACactgtaaatttaaaaagctGGAGTAAAACTGTGTAACACTGAAATGTAGTGGAACTgtatattgtaatttccccactggagatcaataaacagtataattattattaataatagaGATATAGAATAGAAATCTCAAATTCAAAGTGCCTCAAACTGTTCTGAAGTGCAGTACTTAAGTATATATGCTTAGTAACATACAGAAGTATGTTTGAAATATGATAAATACGTTAGAACAAAACAGTGcaaacatttgatttacattcatttaatagttttttatacatgttacatgttatgACAGCTTTTAAAGGCAGGCTGTGCAGCGAGTATTTAGAGTGCTTTTTATCATCAGGTTGTCGACTCCTCCAAAGATATCCTATACAACTGTTTGAAATACCGGTACGTTCCTCTTAAGGGAAACACTGACTCTGTGCAACCTTAATGTGTACAAGTTGGGTGAGAAAAGggatacattttatatataaatgaaaaaagattgtacacttcaaaaagaagaaaaaaatcaacatgatTTTACATCGCAACAGAGGAATACATGAATTAAACTTTGGGCTGAAACAGGTTGGAACCTCCTTTTCTTAAAAGTGCCTTGGTGAGAACCCAAGAGCGTTCCATGATTTtacagcacaaaaaaacaataaaatatgacCAAATGACAATGGAAAAGGAATGTCATCAATCAGTCACCATTCAAATTCTTACTTACAAGATACTACCGGTGCAATCCCTGACTGGAACTGTGAAGctaagttgttgtttttctttcttaagtTGCAGTTTCAGTTTTCACATCAGTGAGAGTCACAGCGAGTACACGTTTGGAGTTCATACAGACCTACGATAGAGATGCATTACATAGTTGAATGACAATCTCGGTGCATTAGCGAACCGCGGACAGCAAAAGGAAGTTGTACATGATTGTTCACAAGTCTTTCGGTGCTGAATGCGATGAAGTGCAATAAAACGATGTAAAcgcagcaggtttttttttttttttaaggatggAACAAACGGCAAAAGTGATATACGCTCTTTGATGTGGTTGGAGGGATGTGCTACAAGGGTGTAAGGCTTCAGAAATATCTtgtaaaggaaagaaaagggaGTCTTCTACACATATCTGACATAGCAACAACATAATGAATTTGCTATGCCTATCATTTTAATTACGGTTCGTATGTTACATGGAACAGACGCTGATATtccgttttgtttttgtttttttttagacagaACAGTGAccacaaacataaaatatgacaaaatgcaaacattttggAATGAAACAAAAGTTCCATTTCATATCAACAAATGTTATTCTTGAAATATGCATTATCATCCAGCATCTGCCTCGCAACAAACTGTCGAGCATGAAGACCAAAGAGCCCAAATCTCTGGACTTTGAGGGGACCGTGATGTAATTACACATCCACTCCTCTGAAACATCTTTACAGCGTCTTTTCCTCTTCAAAGCTTCTGTGAAGTTATGATCTTGTTGAATTCTAAGAACTAATACAAAAGGAGGAATGAGGCGTTATCAGACCATACTTTTACAGTAAGACTCAAATAGACAGGAATCGATACTGCCAAGGCTGCAGACAATCTACCAACCACGAGTGTCACGATTTTCCAAATCTTCGattcaatttttcttttcagcAGCGACGGCAACGCCACAAAacagccactagatggcaggaGTGTACTTGACAACAACAGCTTGAGTGTCTCGTAATCAACAAAGTGCAATTGAAAACACTTTTAGTTTACCGAGATCCCCATGAACGCACCATGCTTTACCTTCATTCTGTTTCCATAACTCACTCACGGGGAAGGATACATTGCCACAGGGTGGTGTCTGGAAAAAAGCAGCTGAAGGCTAccgctaagctaacgttagcacttgtgtctttagctgcatgctaccagccggtaagctatgctgtgtctgttgtgtttttctttggacGTGTGCAAGTAGGCGCAGGTGGGGAGTGAGACAAAATACTGGGGTGGTCGCCGACTCTGCTTTTGATTACAATAGGACGAGAAATTGAAAAATCGTGACACACCCACTACGAACCCATCGTCACTGCGTGGTGTTTTAGCGCCAATACGAAAAGTAACTGAGGTAGGCAAGAAAACAATCAATTGCTTGACCACcatgttgtctttgtgtgtagaTGTACGTACCAAAAAGGAGAATTCAAAAAAGGTGAAAGGACGTGACAGGGaacattatttttcttaagAGCGACTAGGAGTCAAGGATTTATGTCAGTTATCTTACTCTAATGGAGCATTCAAGTGTAAAGATGACCTCGCACTACCACTAATTGGAGCCAGTAAGGAATGAGATCCATGCAGGCCTGCAGTCCAGCTGCAGCGCTTGCAGCAGCATGCAGCACACGCCTGTACTCGTTTGCATGATTCAGTGATGTGCGCCGGCGTCTCCGAGTGGGCGCTCAGGGCTTTTCTTGCGGGGCCTTGAGGTGAAAGGGCGCAGAGACGAAAGGGTCTACAGCGCTCACTTCCGAGGTCCATGAGTGAAGAGGTCCGACGGGGACCGACGCCACGGCCGCTTGTCTGCTCACGTTGGACACTACCCGTTGAGCCGCTACTGGCTTCTGCGGCGCAGGTCCCTCAAAGTGTCTGGAATATTTGGCCAGAGCTTGTGGACGGAACGGCTGCTGGACGACCTGTCCCAACGCGCTGTGATCAGCGGTCGCAGCGTGAACCTCAGACGCGTGAGGATATGATTGCTGAGCTCCCGGagcctcttttctttttccgaAGGGAGCCTGAGAGAACACGTCGAAGTTCTGCGGAGCTGCATGGGGGGCACGTGGAAACGGAGCGCTGGCAAACACATCGACCGTTTCTTCTTGCGCAACGCGGAAGGGGGCTTTTGAGAAAACATCTGCGGCAACATGTGGCTCGTGTACACGCTGGGAATGATTCTGGGCCAAGGTGCTCGGGGCTGGTTGGTGGAGGGTAGAGGATGGTTGCGTTGGGACGGCGCTGGAGTGCGGCGACAAGTGGACGAATACCGGAGGTTCTTCTTCGTCCTCCGAGTCGAGCAGCAGGGGTCTGGAGCCGCTGAGGTCGTGGGCGGCTGCGTGACCCTCAACGGCTCCCTCATCCTGCTGCTCTCCTTTATGGGCTtcatcctcctccacctcttcttcttcttcttcgtcatCTTCGTCGCTGGAGTGCACACATCCCTCGTTTACGCGAGATTCTCTTTTTGCAGGTTCAGTCCCCTGGCCCTCACTAAGAACAGAGTAGCCATTGCTTTGCCCTTGAACATCTGTATTGGAGAGCAGAGATAAAGAAAATCATGTCAGATGTGAGTAAAAATGTGAGAAAGTAGAGCCGCAAGTAACGATTGTCttcttgattaatcgattagttgtttgatctataaaatgtcaagtGAAAATATTGAGATAGCattctcaaatgtcttgttttggccacatttaagaagctggaatcacagatgtttttactttttttcccccattaaaaaaggatttaaacCAATTAAGCGactatcaaaatagttggcgattcatttaatagttgacaactaattgattcatctttgcagctctattaGAACGTATAAATATTGTCCACTTGAGGTCCGGCAGCTCATCCGTCCACCAGACCATCAGAACTCAGTCACACAAATATGACATTCAATATGGCTGATGGAACATCTGGAACGTCTGTAATCACTGAAGAATGAATAACGACGACGCGACAGTGAGAAACCGGCACAGGACTACAACAGTACAGACACAGTCTACTCTGAACGAGTCTCGCACGACTGGCAAAACTGGCCAGCTCTACAGCATTACAACATCAAATAACCTTGTTTCCACAAATTAGTTTCAGCACAGCTGCAACACCctcaaccttttaaaaaaacactttttaaaataaaataacagccCCTTGTGTTAGGGGGAAACAGAGACAGCGGTTTGGCTTTTAGTTAGAATTGATTGTGTTGAGGTACAGGGAGTCAGTGGGTCTGTGGAAACAAGGACAAAGAGCATTCACAGCAGAGGTAGTAGGCAATTAGGGACAGACAGGTTTGCACAGATGAGCAGAGACAGATCAGTCTTACCTCAGCAGGGTGGACAGCAGCCGTTAGCTGGCAGCTCTCGGGAAGATGTTAGTTGCAGCCGTTAAAAAGGAAAACGccagtttttgttttactttgttaGGTTATTTCCTTCATCGCTCGTCCGTTTCAAACTGTCCACAGCCCatttaatatattatacatttgTCTAGATGATTTGACGCATGAGTCGATCAAAGTGCACCGATCATCTCACGGGTCAGAGCGCGGACTACTAAAATAGAGACAAACAATGAGACTGCTCGTGGGATAACGTCCATTAATTTCTCACAACACAGCTCACGGGCTCTACAGTCTCAAAGAATTGAACTAAAAGGAACACAGTCATCaccaatcacaacagaaatgtgattttaaaatgcatGTCTACCAACATCCAGGAAGCGTAGAACTACTTAGATATGAAGgggtgaaagaaaaacattggaatAGTACTTTAAATCTTAGAGCATTGCCAACATGCCTGAAGGAGAACTGCACACGTTTCTGATGAGTCATGTACTAAGGTGGCAACATATTTCCATAGTGCAAGGCAGACGCACTAAATAAATGATGGTTTCATACTGAAATCTGAGCCGAAACGGCCTTAGTTAGTGGATAGCATCACGTTAAATTAGAGTCTGAAATCTAATTTGGTTCCCAGAAAGAATATTAATCTGTCTGCCAATTTAAACTAGAAAGATACCTTAGAATCAATCTTTAAACTGTCAATCAAGCTTCTTTGCTCTGTTgagtaaaataacaaacaaatatgaCCCAAAGAGACTTAATTTACATTCACATTAATGAATTTTATTTAGTGTCTCTCTTCCTGAACCTTAATTCCTGAAAATAGAAGTACACACTCCACAAAGGTCCTGCTTTGACATAAAACATCTGCCAAATCATGTCAAACATTTTGATATAATCAAAGGATTTTCTATACCTGCCACCATATCCACCCAACCGGCACAACGAGTACATTTGtttcacacagcaacacaagtcAAACTCTACGGCCAAGGCAAGAACTCTACAGGATACAGCGTTTTAGAGTCGGATGAGAACATGCAGTGTTATCGTAGGATTGCATAGATTAGCCACAAAAATGCAAATGACTTAACTGAACATtagatggaaagaaaaaaagcatagtTGTATTTACCCATGCCAATTCTTACTGTTGTCGATGACTAACCCTTACAATGTGTCACACTGGATGGAGGAGGAAACTATTTATGTCCCAAACTTCGAGCTTATACTGTATACCTTagtgttttctgtttctatGTACATACCTACGGTTATATGGACCTTAAAAAGAGACTTGTGCCTTTGCAACAGACCTTCCTTGGCCAGAGAAAAGCCAAAGTGAAAGGTAATACTTGTAATGCAAAGTCAGTTGTGATAAGTGATTGTAATCAGATGTGATATacggctgtttttttttccaatttgcaCAAGCCTTTCTTAAGATCATTAGCCCAACAAAAGAGAGCGGCTATCAGATGAGAGGTGCTACAGAGATATCAGGAAGTTCATTCCGTCATTAGCTCTGGTTTGCGGTTGTGGCTAGAAGGGATACAGCAACGGCCGGAAGGTACGGAAAAATCTCgcaaaatctaatctaataatataattttgATACTTTTACACAGGAAACGCGTGTTTGTTCCTTTTCCTGAGCTTAtctagtcgttttggtgcctaaacacAGTCACTTTTTCTGAGCTAAACACCGTAGCTGTATCCCTTCTAGCCACAACCCTGTTTTGCTGCCTGTTTGATCAAATCTCTCCCAGTAACATACAGTAACTGACAAATACCGGTGTTACATAACGAACTGCGGCGGAGAAATAAAATCCTACCCAGTCAGGTAAGTCCTGAGCACGTTTGTATCGATGGTGACGATCTAAAACAAAAGCGCTAGCTGAATGCTTGACAGAGAGGGTCAACATCTTTGCACTCTATAATAcagctttttacttttaagtatTTGTTTTGATCTATATAGCCTTAGAaattttacatattacataatGGTACTCAGTTCATACAGTCAAGTCTAAAGCGCTATCAATAATAGTCATTTTTATTCATACCATGATAAATTAAATCCCTTTAAATAgtacacactaaaaaaaaaagaagcaaaaattGATATTTTATAAGTGGACATAtaaaaggatttatttttagaatttctCCTTTGGCTGAAATGGATGTCACATAAGCCAAACGCCCTCAACGTCTGTGGTAGGAATATATTGGATAAATAAGACGAGAGAGGATGTCAGAAGGAGTGAGATGTCCATGTGAAACTCATTTCTCAGCCCAGTAACTACTACTAAATGTCACGCAAGCAAACAAGAAGCATAAGTGTTTGAAGATATGGTGGCTCCGATTCAATTGGTGCAATTCAAAGATCTAAAAATTCAAGTTGAAAACCGGACGACTTACCGGGGCCCCGCTGGTTGGTCACATGACTGACCAGCACGGCTCTGATAGGCCAGAGTACGTTCGATTGCATTCAGGCTCCGGAGCCTCTCCTGTCCCAGGGAGCCCAGCTGTTGCTATGTGAATGATTTCAACTTGAATTTTTCCAATCTGAATTTGTGaccattaaaaactaaaaaatatattcaatttCAGCTTCTGAAATTGCAAAACAAGAAACctaattttaattccaaaaaggtgaattcaaaacaaatttaaaaattcaATAGGCATGgctttcaaattaaaatatttggaCTTAGTAGCTGTTAAAACTTGAATACTTATGTCTCATATTTGCTACAATAAAATCAATATTGTACCCCCCCTCTCTGTAAAAGTGGTATGCTGCCAGAAGAATCTGCTCATTCTTCACTGACCCTGGGAGCAGCCCGACACATGGcaaacagaataataataacatcTTTCCTTTGGCTTTGGCAAGGCTACAGGTCAAATCACTTGATTCCCTTTTTGTTTCCGCTGTGCTTATCTTGACAATAGGCTGCGCCCTATTAGTCGACTACTCATCcattagtcatttttttattctttttttccccaggctGAAGGACTTATTTTCAAGAAGATCATAAGAACTTTACCATTTCTGGCtgaacacaagatttaaagtggtaCTTTTGCACAATTCTTTGTggaaaaacacagttttacagATGTAAAATGAACTGCATTTACTTTGCGCTTGTCTAGTTTCAACAACCACTCAAAGCGCACAGATCTGTCGACAAAATCATATGGGTGTCGACTAAGAATTTCTTTTAATGAAGACAGCCCTACTTGACTATGGGTCAAAATTATGATGTTGAGTTCATGACCTTACACGTAAAAAGATGtataaaatgcacacacactattaATGGTCTTGCAAAGTGTTGTCGGTAATGCTGACAAAGAAAGCGTCCGGCCATGGCAAAGGCGCCGAATTAATCAGCCACGTTAACACTGAGTTCACCAgtttcagacagacagattcaAAGGTGTAGTTTTAAGATACCCGGCTTAACATCCAGAG belongs to Etheostoma spectabile isolate EspeVRDwgs_2016 chromosome 5, UIUC_Espe_1.0, whole genome shotgun sequence and includes:
- the med22 gene encoding mediator of RNA polymerase II transcription subunit 22 isoform X1; the encoded protein is MAAQRGLPQSKESLLQNYNKRLKDDIRSILDNFTEIIKTAKIEDETQVSRATQAEQDHYEMHVRAANIVRAGESLMKLVSDLKQFLILNDFPSVNDAISLQNQQLRSLQDECDKKLTSLRDEIAIDLYELEEEYYSSSYSQWDSTDLPLCEAYRRRDSWASAGSSCSSTQGDREDAEGPPSQEANPPHHLNGHGTSSIEKP
- the med22 gene encoding mediator of RNA polymerase II transcription subunit 22 isoform X2, whose protein sequence is MAAQRGLPQSKESLLQNYNKRLKDDIRSILDNFTEIIKTAKIEDETQVSRATQAEQDHYEMHVRAANIVRAGESLMKLVSDLKQFLILNDFPSVNDAISLQNQQLRSLQDECDKKLTSLRDEIAIDLYELEEEYYSSRYK